From the genome of Chroicocephalus ridibundus chromosome 1, bChrRid1.1, whole genome shotgun sequence, one region includes:
- the ANKRD49 gene encoding ankyrin repeat domain-containing protein 49: MSKATQGDEEDEDSEQFEDFTENFNQLELLETHRHLIPVGTQSCWSGQSDDDDDDDEQERSEEWYEMQEKKMEKNPEKLLLWAAENNRLSTVKRLLSEKLAPVNARDEDQYTPLHRAAYSGHLDIAHELVAQGADVHAQTVDGWTPLHSACKWNNTKVAAFLLQQGADINAQTNGLLTPLHIAAGNKNSRETLELLLMNRYVKPDLKNNLDETALDIARRTDIYHYLFEIVEDCINAVSP, encoded by the exons ATGAGTAAAGCCACGCAAGGGGACGAGGAGGATGAGGACAGCGAGCAGTTCGAAGACTTTACGGAGAATTTCAACCAgctggaactgctggagacaCACCGGCATCTCATTCCTGTCgggacccagagctgctggtCGGGACAGTCCGATGATGACGACGACGATGATGAACAAGAAAGAAGCGAGGAATGGtatgaaatgcaagagaaaaaaatggaaaaaaatccagagaaattGCTGCTCTGGGCAGCCGAAAACAATCGG CTGAGCACCGTGAAGAGGCTGCTTTCTGAGAAGCTGGCTCCAGTTAATGCTCGTGATGAAGATCAGTACACTCCTCTCCATCGAGCTGCCTACAGCGGGCACCTGGACATCGCGCACGAGCTGGTGGCCCAAGGGGCGGACGTTCACGCGCAGACGGTGGACGGCTGGACACCGCTGCACAGCGCCTGTAAGTGGAACAACACCAAAGTGGCCGCGTTCTTACTTCAGCAGGGCGCGGACATCAACGCGCAGACGAATGGTTTGCTGACCCCTCTGCACATCGCTGCGGGAAACAAAAACAGTAGAGAAACCCTGGAACTCTTGCTGATGAATCGCTATGTGAAACCGGACCTGAAAAACAACTTGGATGAAACAGCCCTTGACATTGCCAGGAGGACTGATATATATCACTACCTTTTTGAAATAGTAGAAGACTGCATAAATGCTGTGTCCCCTTAA
- the C1H11orf97 gene encoding uncharacterized protein C11orf97 homolog, translating into MAEGGQGGGTLLCPAAPPGLGFARRSAALPPAGGGAEPDRLRPPPLLWQPDLPPSTCPGAAAAMRAASGEQPAVAAEEAGSDVRGQAAAGGQPWKKVYVEPSRRVKEILEEELSFRKEACHVKHPAAVALEGIWSVKKDFSIGSLKPVSQNRNGLLLQPQFYSRHAGMKN; encoded by the exons ATGGCggagggcgggcagggcggcggcaCCTTgctctgccccgccgcccctccgggCCTCGGCTTtgcccgccgctccgccgcgctcCCTCCTGCCGGTGGCGGGGCCGAGCCGGaccgcctccgcccgcccccgcTCCTGTGGCAACCGGACCTCCCGCCTTCTACCtgcccgggcgcggcggcggccatgAGGGCGGCGAGCGGGGAGCAGCCGGCGGTGGCGGCCGAGGAGGCGGGCAGCGATGTCCGCGGCCAGGCGGCGGCAGGCGGGCAGCCCT GGAAGAAAGTATATGTTGAGCCATCTAGGAGAGTTAAAGAAATACTTGAAGAAGAGCTTTCTTTTCGGAAAGAAGCATGCCATGTTAAACACCCAGCTGCAG TGGCTCTGGAAGGAATTTGGAGTGTGAAAAAGGATTTCTCCATTGGAAGCCTGAAACCAGTGTCGCAGAACAGGAACGGTTTACTTTTACAGCCTCAATTCTACTCAAGGCATGCAGGAATGAAAA ATTGA
- the FUT4 gene encoding alpha-(1,3)-fucosyltransferase 4, with protein sequence MAGRGAGRGTSPPAGQGVGAERRRRQQPQPQPQPQHAPAGPGPAAAPRRPPRAERRQRAAWMEPAPRRRPSGRLVCPRRWRRRLRGRRWALAAGLLGAAAALALYARLPEPAAPPASAGGRLGGEVNVLLWWEPFGRPRRTADCLRRYNITGCRLSADRSRYGEAQAVLFHHRDLALHGAQGLPRGPPPRPPRQLWVWMNFESPSHSPGLRGLAGLFNWTMSYRRDSDIFVPYGYLYAPPAPRPFVLPRKTRLVAWVISNWNEEHARVRYYRQLKEHLAIDVYGARGLALAKGGLVETVSAYKFYLAFENSQHTDYITEKLWRNAFAASAVPVVLGPRRANYERFIPPDSFIHVDDFPSPRLLATYLKFLDKSKPNYRRYFAWRKKYEVHVTSFWDEHFCKVCEAVRAAGDQIKTVRNLAGWFES encoded by the coding sequence ATGGCCGGGCGGGGCGCCGGCCGTGGCACCTccccgccggcggggcagggggtgggggctgagaggcggcggcggcagcagccccagccgcagccccagccccagcatgcgccggccggccccggccccgcggctgccccgcggcgGCCGCCAAGGGCAGAGAGGCGGCAGCGGGCGGCCTGGATGGagccggccccgcgccgccgcccctccGGGCGGCTCGTCTGCCCGCGGCGGTGGCGCCGGCGGCTGCGCGGGCGGCGGTGGGCGCTGGCGGCCGGGCTGctgggcgccgccgccgccctcgcccTCTACGCCCGCCTGCCGGagccggcggccccgccggcctCTGCGGGAGGCCGGCTGGGCGGCGAGGTGAACGTGCTGCTGTGGTGGGAGCCCTTCGGCCGGCCGCGGCGCACGGCAGACTGCCTGCGGCGGTACAACATCACCGGCTGCCGCCTCAGCGCCGACCGCAGCCGCTACGGCGAGGCGCAGGCCGTGCTCTTCCACCACCGCGACCTGGCACTGCACGGCGCCCAGGGGCTGCCCCGcgggcccccgccgcggcccccgcggCAGCTCTGGGTGTGGATGAACTTCGAGTCGCCCTCACACtcccccgggctgcgggggctgGCCGGCCTCTTCAACTGGACCATGTCCTACCGGCGGGACTCGGATATCTTCGTGCCTTACGGCTACCTCTACGCCCCGCCGGCACCCCGGCCCTTCGTCCTGCCCCGCAAGACGCGGCTGGTGGCCTGGGTCATCAGTAACTGGAACGAGGAGCATGCGCGGGTGCGCTACTACAGGCAGCTGAAGGAGCACCTGGCCATCGACGTGTACGGGGCACGGGGGCTGGCGCTGGCCAAGGGCGGCCTGGTGGAGACCGTCTCAGCCTACAAGTTCTACCTGGCCTTTGAGAACTCCCAGCACACCGACTACATCACCGAGAAGCTCTGGAGAAATGCCTTCGCAGCCAGCGCTGTGCCCGTCGTCCTTGGCCCCCGCAGGGCCAACTACGAGCGCTTCATCCCCCCCGACTCCTTCATCCACGTCGACGACTTCCCCAGCCCCCGGCTGCTGGCCACCTACCTGAAATTCCTCGATAAAAGCAAACCCAACTACAGGAGGTATTTTGCCTGGAGGAAGAAGTACGAGGTCCATGTCACCTCCTTCTGGGACGAGCATTTCTGTAAGGTTTGCGAGGCCGTGAGGGCAGCTGGGGACCAAATCAAGACTGTACGAAATCTGGCTGGCTGGTTTGAAAGCTGA